A genomic window from Silene latifolia isolate original U9 population chromosome Y, ASM4854445v1, whole genome shotgun sequence includes:
- the LOC141629668 gene encoding uncharacterized protein LOC141629668 gives MATGQTPFSLVYGAEAVIPSEVLVPTHRYGCQTAEQNKIEMARSLDTVDELRESAYIRMASYKQSVARTYNKNVKIRTLEVGDLVLRRVFENTKNHKAGKFAYKWEGPYQVESVIKTGAYRRLSPGTGAVHLEPGQHPRYTYVESKLQKSMTKTQV, from the exons ATGGCAACAGGCCAAACTCCATTTAGCCTTGTATACGGAGCAGAGGCAGTGATACCCTCAGAAGTTCTGGTACCCACGCACAGATACGGCTGTCAGACGGCAGAGCAAAATAAGATCGAAATGGCCAGGAGCCTGGATACAGTTGATGAGCTGCGAGAAAGCGCCTACATACGTATGGCATCGTATAAACAGTCCGTAGCAAGGACATATAACAAGAATGTCAAAATCAGGACCCTTGAAGTAGGGGACCTCGTACTAAGAAGGGTATTCGAAAATACCAAGAACCACAAGGCAGGCAAgtttgcctacaaatgggaagggccGTATCAGGTCGAAAGCGTTATCAAGACTGGGGcatacag AAGACTGTCACCAGGAACAGGAGCTGTGCACCTGGAGCCAGGTCAGCATCCTAGGTATACCTATGTGGAATCAAAACTCCAGAAATCAATGACAAAAACGCAAGTATAA